One Companilactobacillus farciminis KCTC 3681 = DSM 20184 genomic window, CTGGCGTTGTACCTTATTCAACTAGTTTTAAATTCTGAAATAACTTATTATCAAAATTTATTAATATTTAAAGATGAATGAAGGAAAATTAATATGAAAAAAATTGTGGTTGTTGGTATGACAAATAATCCAGGTGGAGTAGAAACTTATTTGATGAATTTCTTTGCAAGTATGCATAAGAAAAATGAAATTATTTTTATAAACGCAAATCCTTATTCAGAAATAGCATATCAAAGTGATATAGTTTCACGTGGTGGAAAAGTATTTATTGCTAAGGACAAATATTCTTTAAAACACTATATCGGAAGAACAAGAATTGCAAGAAGAATCTTGCGTAAAGTAAAAGCAGATATTGTATATGTGAATGCTTTAAGTGTTTATAGCGCATTTTGGGTAAAAGCAGCTAAAGATTTGGGATTACCAGCAGTGTATCATTCGCATAATGATGCAATATTTAGAAATCGATTAGAATTAAAAAAAGCTGCCTCATTTTTTCTAAAGCCCTATAATCAAAGAATATTAAAATATGCTACATGTCTGTCCGTATCTAGAGATGCTAGTAAGTTCATGTTTAATAATACTAATGCGACTATTGTTTATAACGCAATAGATATAGATAAATGGAAAATTAATCAATTAGAGAGAGCAAAGGTACGTAATAAATTTGGGTTTAAAGATAATCAAAAAGTTATTATTATTGTTTCAAGATTATCCAAGCAGAAGAATGTTCTCAGAGCTATAAGAATTTTAAAAAAGGTTATTGACTATGATGAAACTTATAGATGCTTGATAGTAGGGAATGGGATTTTAAGAGATGTTGTTATTGATGAAATAAAGAAATATCAACTGGAAAAATATGTTCAATTACTTGGGAAAAGAAATGATATTCCATGTTTAATGAGTGGCAGTGACATATTATTACTTCCCTCATTATATGAGGGATTACCCTTTGTGGTAATTGAAGCACAGGGATCTGGATTGCCAATAATTGCCTCTAAGGATGTTATTCCTAAAGTAGCTGATGTTACTAAATCGATTTTGGAGGTTTCTTTAGATAAATCGGATGATT contains:
- a CDS encoding glycosyltransferase, with the protein product MKKIVVVGMTNNPGGVETYLMNFFASMHKKNEIIFINANPYSEIAYQSDIVSRGGKVFIAKDKYSLKHYIGRTRIARRILRKVKADIVYVNALSVYSAFWVKAAKDLGLPAVYHSHNDAIFRNRLELKKAASFFLKPYNQRILKYATCLSVSRDASKFMFNNTNATIVYNAIDIDKWKINQLERAKVRNKFGFKDNQKVIIIVSRLSKQKNVLRAIRILKKVIDYDETYRCLIVGNGILRDVVIDEIKKYQLEKYVQLLGKRNDIPCLMSGSDILLLPSLYEGLPFVVIEAQGSGLPIIASKDVIPKVADVTKSILEVSLDKSDDFWADEIRNMKLNSMSKRENMNQKVGRSYFSKKYYDKKIKMIFDGL